From the Oxalobacter vibrioformis genome, the window CACGGGCAGCCCCGGCAGAACGCTGCGCCAGGCCCCGTACTTCGGTTGCAACCACCGCAAAACCCCGCCCCTGATCGCCACAGACGACGCCGCGACAGCCAGATCATTGGCTTCACGGGCATTTTCGGCATTCATCCGGACATTGGACGTGATCTGTTCCATGGTCGATGCCGTTTGCTGAACAGAGCCGGCCTGGGCCTCGGTGCGCGAAGCCAGATCGGCATTGCCAGCGGCAATCTGTGTTGATGCCGATGCAATCAGTTGCGCGCCGGCACGCACCTCGGACACCGTACGCTGCAAATTTTCCGTCATATCCTTCAATGCCTGCATCAGTTGCCCTGTTTCATCACTTGATGTCACCTGGATATCCGAGGAAAGATCACCCGCTGCGGTTGTCTTGGCAATGGAAACCGCATACTCGAGCGGGCGCGTAATGGCACGGATCAGCCAGGCCGAAACCAGGATGCCGAAGATAATGGCCGAGACAATCAGTGCCGAACTGACAATCAGGCTCTGGTTGGTAAATTCCAGCGTGGCTGTCTTGGTGCGCTCAACCGCTTCGTCTCTTTTCTTGGTCACATCTAAAAGCTTGGCCTTGATACTGCGCCAGAGCGGTGTCTCCCCCTTGTTAACCGCTTCGATTGCCTGTGCCCTGTCCTGCTGCGCCAGGGCAATAATGTTGGCCTGGACGTCCTCCTGCTTTTTCCGGAGTTCCGCGATTTCTTTCAACACTGCCTGTGTGTCCGGATCATATACCGAAAGGCTGATGGCACGTGCCATGGCAGCATTGAAATCGGTTGCCGCCATTTCATGGTTTTTGTAGGCGGTTTTATTTTCAGGAGCCAGGATGATATTTCTCAGCGCCTGCCCCAGCTGCAATCCCTGTGCATACATCTCGGATTCAGCCTGCTGGAGCGCGACATCCGTCTCAAGGAAACGCTCAAATTTGACCTGGCTCTGGTAAACACCAAAAAGCCCCAGTCCCGATGCAATCGTGAACAATAAAAACACGACTGTCATTGAGACAATCATTTTGGTTTTCAATTTCATTCTCTGCTCTCTTCAGGATAGTAGTGTGTCAAGATATACATGTCCAGACATGAATACCGCATTTCAGTAACGGTTCAGTTAAAGAATAAAGGTTACACCAAAACAGGAAAAATTGCTCGACAGAAAGAAACAGAATAAAAACAACAAAAAAAACAGGCGGCCTGACAATTTGCCGGTCAGGTAGCCTGTATCAAGCCGTTACCGGACAGCGGTTATCCGGCAAATACGTTGTAAAAAACCGTTTCTTCCAGTGACTTGCGCTCCGTGTGCTTGGGATTGGGCGCCGCATCCTCAGCCGGATACCCCATCACCAAGAGCGACAAGGGTTCCAGTGATGAGGGAATAGCAAAAGCTTCCCGCATCCTGACCGGATCAAAATGCATCACCCAGGTGGTTCCCAGACCGATATCAGCAGCAGCCAGCATCATCTGGGTCGTGACGATACTGCAATCGATATCACCGCTGTTCTTGCCGTCGTAGGAACGATTCCAGGCCTCTTCTTTTTTGGCGCACACCAGAAGCGCTACCGGTGCATTGAAATGGTATGCCGTGCACTCCCTCAATTTGGCCCGTGCCTGCCTGTCTTCGACAACCAGAACCCGCCAGGGCTGTAAATTACCCGCAGTAGGCGCAAGCTGCCCGGCTTTCAGCACGTACTCAAGCTTTTCCTTTTCCACTTCCTGAGTGGTAAATTTGCGGACAGAATACCGTTTGGCTGCCAGATCATTAAAACGCATATGCTTCTCCTGTAAATGAATGATGCAAAACTTCTGTAAACCCATTCTATTTTACTCTTATCCTTTTTACCTTCAGCCGGTAAACAGGTAAAATGCGAAACAGAAAACTCTCCCCCCCTCAGGATATTTTTTGAATTTTCTCGCTATTTTTGTGATTGCGGTCGCGCTTGCGATCGATGCGTTTGCTGTTGCGCTGACATCAGGCCTGCGCCTGAAACGGGTCACGCCTGCCCAGACCCTGCAGATCGGCAGTATGTTCGGCGGCTTCCAGTTCATCATGCCCGTAGTCGGGTGGTGGCTTGGTATAAAAGCCCATCGGTATATCGAACAGTATGACCACTGGATCGCTTTTGCCTTGTTGGCCTTTGTCGGTGGCCGCATGATCCGCGAAGCCTTAAGCCACAGAGGCGGCGGCAGCGCCAGCACCTTTTATAATCCGACGCAAAAAGGCACCCTGCTCCTTTTAGGCATTGCCACCAGCCTGGATGCGCTGGCCGTTGGTCTTTCCTTTGCGCTGCTGGAAATGGATATCCTGCTTCCGGCTGTCATTATCGGCATCGTCTGTTTTGCCCTTTCTGCTGCCGCCCTTCATATGGGCAGGCTGATCACCCGCCTGCCCGGCCTTTCCACCATCGGCAGCAAGGCCAATATCCTGGGCGGTATGGTTCTCGTGGTGATTGGCCTCAATATCCTGCAACAGCACGGCGTTTTCCGATAAGACAGGGG encodes:
- a CDS encoding methyl-accepting chemotaxis protein, which encodes MKLKTKMIVSMTVVFLLFTIASGLGLFGVYQSQVKFERFLETDVALQQAESEMYAQGLQLGQALRNIILAPENKTAYKNHEMAATDFNAAMARAISLSVYDPDTQAVLKEIAELRKKQEDVQANIIALAQQDRAQAIEAVNKGETPLWRSIKAKLLDVTKKRDEAVERTKTATLEFTNQSLIVSSALIVSAIIFGILVSAWLIRAITRPLEYAVSIAKTTAAGDLSSDIQVTSSDETGQLMQALKDMTENLQRTVSEVRAGAQLIASASTQIAAGNADLASRTEAQAGSVQQTASTMEQITSNVRMNAENAREANDLAVAASSVAIRGGVLRWLQPKYGAWRSVLPGLPVRSRT
- a CDS encoding nitroreductase family protein, which gives rise to MRFNDLAAKRYSVRKFTTQEVEKEKLEYVLKAGQLAPTAGNLQPWRVLVVEDRQARAKLRECTAYHFNAPVALLVCAKKEEAWNRSYDGKNSGDIDCSIVTTQMMLAAADIGLGTTWVMHFDPVRMREAFAIPSSLEPLSLLVMGYPAEDAAPNPKHTERKSLEETVFYNVFAG
- a CDS encoding manganese efflux pump MntP, whose product is MNFLAIFVIAVALAIDAFAVALTSGLRLKRVTPAQTLQIGSMFGGFQFIMPVVGWWLGIKAHRYIEQYDHWIAFALLAFVGGRMIREALSHRGGGSASTFYNPTQKGTLLLLGIATSLDALAVGLSFALLEMDILLPAVIIGIVCFALSAAALHMGRLITRLPGLSTIGSKANILGGMVLVVIGLNILQQHGVFR